From the genome of Bradyrhizobium sp. G127:
TGTAGCCCTGCTCGTTCAGCGACTTCAGCAGCTTCTCGGTGATCTCCTCGCCGGCCTCGGCGTGGATTTCGCCGGTCTTCGGGTTGACGAGATCTTCCGCGAGATAATTGCCGACGAGTTCCTCGTCGGACATCCGAAGCGCCTTGAGGCCCTTTTCCTGCAACTGCCGCGCAGCGCGCACGGTCAGCTTCTTGCCGGCTTCGAGCACAACCTTGCCCGAGTCGGCGTCGATCAGGTCGTTGATCGTCGAGTAGCCGCGGAAACGGTCAGCCGCGAACGGCACGCGCCAGCCTTCCTTGGTGCGCTTGTACTGAATCTTCTTGTAGAAGGTCGACAGGATTTCTTCGCCGTCGAGACCCAGCGCGAACATCAGCGACGTCACCGGAATCTTGCGGCGGCGGTCGATACGCGCAAACACGATGTCCTTGGCGTCGAACTCGATGTCGAGCCAGGAACCGCGATACGGAATCACGCGCGCGGCGAACAGCAACTTGCCCGACGAATGGGTCTTGCCCTTGTCGTGATCGAAGAACACGCCCGGCGAACGATGCATCTGCGAGACGATAACGCGCTCGGTGCCGTTGACCACGAAGGTGCCGTTCATCGTCATGAGCGGAATGTCGCCCATGTAGACGTCCTGCTCCTTGATGTCCTTCACGGACTTGGCGCCGGTTTCTTCGTCGATATCGAACACGATCAGGCGCAGCGTCACCTTCAGCGGCGCAGCGAAGGTCATGCCGCGCTGACGGCACTCGTCGACGTCATACTTCGGCTGTTCGAATTCGTAGCGGACGAATTCGAGCTGCGACGTTCCGGAGAAATCGTTGATCGGAAACACCGAGCGGAAAACCGCCTGCAGGCCTTCATCCAGCCGCCCGCCGGCTGGTTCGTCGACCATCAGGAACTGGTCGTAAGACGCCTTCTGAACCTCGATGAGGTTCGGCATCTCCGCGACTTCCTTGATGTGTCCGAAGAACTTGCGAACGCGTTTGCGACCGGTGAACGTTTGCTGCGACTGCGCCATCGTGGCCTCTCATTTTCGCCGCCCTTGACTGGCGGCATCTTCCGGAGTGCGATGGGCACCGCCCCCGGGTTGAATTTCAAATCGCCGAGGCAACCGCCGAAGCAAAACGCTTCAAACAAACTGCCAAGTATCGCGGCATCCGAGCTTCAATCGGCAGGGACACACCGAACCGAATCTCAAGACGCAAAATGACGCGCGGGGCGCTGGTGGCGCCCTGCCCGTCAAACAAAACCTACGGCCTGTTAAAGCCCGAAATCTCTCGTCTCCCGACGTCCCGCCTTGAACTCGTTCCGGGTTTCAAAGGGCGATCCGTCCTTTCGTGCCTCCGCCTATATGGGCGGCAATCGCGGCGATTCGAGGGGGTCAATCATCGAACCGTCACACTTTAATGTGTCCGACTGCGGCCTCGCGGCAGCTCCCGGTCTTCCAGCGTCACGGCCGGGCCTTGGCCCGGCCATCGACGCCTTTGTTTATCGAGATCCCCGGATCGCTCGGCTTCACCGCCCGCCCGGAGATTTCGCTTAAATAACCGTCGGTTACTTAAGCTCAACCTTGGCGCCAGCCTTCTCGAGCTGAGCCTTGATCTTCTCGGCTTCGTCCTTGGCAACACCGTCCTTAACGGGCTTCGGTGCGCCTTCGACGAGGTCCTTGGCTTCCTTGAGGCCCAGGCCGGTGATGGCGCGGACTTCCTTGATGACTTCGATCTTCTTGTCGCCAGCCGAAGCGAGAACGACCGAGAACTCGGTCTTTTCTTCAGCGGCGGCAGCACCGCCACCGCCGGCGCCCGGAGCAGCAGCCACCGCAACGGCGGCAGCAGCCGAAACGCCCCACTTCTCTTCGAGAAGCTTCGCGAGTTCGGCAGCCTCGAGAACCGTGAGGCTCGAGAGGTCGTCCACAATCTTCTGCAAATCAGCCATTTTATGTTTCCTTAGCGTATCAGTTCGAACCAGTTGAGATGGAGAATGGCGTCACGCCGCTTCACTCTTCGAGGCATAGGCCTGAACCACGCGAGCCAGCTTCGCAGCAGGCGCGGTGGAGAGCTGAGCGATCTTGGTCGCAGGCGCCACAAGGAGGCCGACGATCTTCGCGCGCAGTTCATCAAGCGACGGCAGCGAGGCAAGCGCCTTCACAGCGTCGGGATTCAGGACAGTGGTTCCCATCGCGCCGCCCAGGATGACGAACTTTTCGTTCGTCTTGGCGAACTCGATGGCAACCTTGGGTGCTGCTACCGGATCGTTAGAAGTCGCGATCACGGTCGGCCCCTTCAACAGGGAGCCGATGGAAACAACATCCGTGCCTTCAAGAGCAATTTTGGCGAGACGGTTCTTCGAGACCTTCACCGAGGCGCCAGCCTGCTTCATCTGCGTCCGCAGAGTCTGCATCTGGGCAACGGTCAGGCCGGAATAATGAGCAACGACCGCAACGCCCGTGGTCTTGAAGACCTCGTTCAGCGTTTCGACCGCCTCTTTTTTTGCCGCTCGTTCCACAGCAAGCTCTTTCCGGTTGGCGGTCCGCTTGAGACAGAACCGCCGGGTTGCACCGATCGTCCTGCCCGCTGGCCTCGAGACATTCATCTCTCAACACGTCGGGCACGACGACATTTCGGAAGCCTGCCCTCCCGCTCCGGCTGCCTTGCGGCCCGCCTGAACGAGGTGTCGAGGTTCGAACCAAATCCGCAGCCGCCACCAATTGGCGGCGGGTCACGAAATCCGGTTTTCACCCGTCTGTGCAGGGAATTAAGCGAAGCCGCTTCCACAAGGGATTCGGCCAGGCACCTGCAGTCTTGGACAGGATGGGATTTTCCCCGGCTTCACGCCGAAGAACGCCCCCGCTCATTTTCCTTCGTCAAAACAGCGGCTTTCCCTTCCTTGTGAGCAATCCATGCGGAATGATCGACGAGGAATAGGCTCCTATTGGTCTGATTTTCGGAAAACGAACACGGACGCGCCAGCGACAGCCAGCACGCCCGGAAGGGATTGTTTAACGGTTCGGGAACGCGTTGCCAAGGGGATTCTGGTCCCTTGAAGCATTTTCCGGGCCAGAAGCGGCCCGGCCCCGTCGGCGTGGAGACCTCCTATTGCATAGCCGGCACAGGTCTTCAGCTCAACCCTTTGTATCTGCAGTAATTTTCGGACAGGCCGCGCCCGCCGCCGCCCACGCCTTGATGAGTTCGCCAAACTGCTTCTGGGTACCCGGAGCCGGTGTGCGGTTGCCGCCCGGATTCCAGCCCCAGCCGACCAGTTCGTCCTCAGCCATGTGCTTCACCAGCGCAGCCATGTCCTTGCCGCCGTTGCGCTCTCTGTCCTTGATCTGAACGCAGATCTGGCCGAGCGACTTGCCCTGCCAGGCCATCTCGGCAGGTGCCAAGGCCCACTTCGGATTGCCGGGCACGCCCGCGGCATCGAAGTTCGCATCGTGATGGCAGGTGTTGCACGCCAATCCGCTCGCGGCACCGACGCCCCCGTCGCCCCGCACCACCAGCGGCATATGCGGACGCATCCTGTCGGTTTGCGTCGGACGCTCGGTCGCCGGATGGCAATTCATGCAGCGCGGCGACTGAATGACCTTGCCAGCCTCCTCAAACAGCGCGACCGCCCGCTTATTCTTGTCCTTGATCTTGTCGAAGCTGGACACCGGCTTGAGCACGGCCGGGTTTTTGATCGGCTCGACTGCCGCGTCGGCCTCGTCGCGGAGTGTCGGCGCCGCGAATGCGAGCACCGTCGCGGCAATGGCACCCGCTCCGAGCGCCATCACACCTTGTCTGAGCAAGCTCATGCTGAAGCTCCCGGCACGATCGGCAGTTGACGCGGACGAGTCTGTCCGAGCTTCGCCATCGCATTGGCGACCGCAGGACCGATCGGCGGCACGCCCGGCTCGCCGACACCGGTCGGCTTCTCGCTCGACTGCACGACGGTCACATGGATCTCGGGCATCTCGTTGATGCGCAACGAGCGGTAGTTGTCGAAATTACCCGTGGTGACCCGGCCGTCCTCCATCGTGACATCCGCATAGAGAATGTGGCCGAGGCCGAAACCGATGCCGCCTTCCATCTGCGCGCGGATGATGTCCGGATTGACGGCGATGCCGCAGTCCACCGCGCACCACACCTTGTGAACTTTCGGCCCCTCCTCGGTCATCGACAGTTCGACAACCTGCGCGACGAAGGTATTGAAGCTCTCCACCACCGCGACGCCCCGCGCACGGCCGGGATCGAGTTTCGCGTTCTTCCAGTCCGACAGTTCGGCGACGGCGCGAAGCACACCGGCATGGCGCGGCTTCTTGCCCATCAGTTCGAGACGCCCTTCGACGGGATCTTTCCCCGCGGCCTCCAGCAGTTCGTCGACAAACGCTTCGACCGCGTAGCCTGTATGGGTGTGCCCTACCGAACGCCACCACAGCACCGGCACGCCGACATCGACCTGATGCAGATCGCATTTGAAGTTGGCGACATCATAGGGAATTTCATTCGAGCCTTCGTAGGCAGTCGAATCCATGCCGTCCTTGAACGTCATCGCCTCGAACGGAGATCCCTTCATGATCGACTGACCGACGATAGTGTCGCTCCAGGCCTCGATTTTGCCATCGCGCACCACACCGCGCATCCGATGCACGCTGAACGGACGGTAGTAACCGCCGCGCATGTCGTCCTCGCGGGTCCATACCAGCTTCACCGACTTCCCCGGACCGATGGCCTTCGCCACCTCCGCAAGTTCGGCTGCGACATGCACCGTCTGCTGCGCGCGGCGTCCGAAGCTGCCGCCGGCGAGAATAGTCTTGAGCGAGACCTTCTCCATCGGAAGATCGAGAATCTTTGCGATGGTGGCGTGGTCAGGCGTCGGAAATTGACTGCCGTAGCGCGCGGACGCCGTTTCGCCGTCCCACTTGATGAAGCCGTTGAGCGGCTCCATCGCCGCATGCGCCAGATAGGGAAACACGAACTCCGCTTCGACGACGCGACCGCCCCTGGCCATCGCGGCTTCAAAGTCGCCTTCCTGCTTCACCGTCTTGCCGGGCGTTTTTGCCAGATCGCGGAATTCGGTCAGCAGTTGCGCGGTGCCGCGCTTTTCCGCCTTGCTGTCATCCCATGTGATCTTCAAGAGATCGCGCGCGGTCTTCGCCGGCCAGAAGCCCCTGGCGTAAACCGCGACGCCGGTCGGTACCTGCTTGATGTCGACCACGCCGGGAACGGCCTTCGCCGCCGTCGCATCAAACGACGCCACGGTCCCGCCGAACCTCGGAGAACGCGCGACCACCACCGTCAGCATGTCGGGTTCGTGAATGTCGAGCGTATACTCGGCGCTGCCGTTCGACTTCGCGGCGCTGTCGAGCCGTTTGACCACGCCTTCCTTGCCGATCAGTTTGAACTGCGATGGATCCTTCAACTTCGGATCGGCCGGGACCGGCAACTGATTGGCTTTTTCAACGAACGCGCCGAAACCGCTCTGCTTGCCGGACGGATGTTTGATGACCCCGTTCTCGACCGTGATCTCGGAGGCGGGCACATTCCATTCGCTGGCGGCGGCAGCTACCAACATTTCGCGCGCCGCCGCACCGACCTTGCGCATCTGCTCGTAGGAATTGGCGATGGCACTCGATCCGCCGGTGCCCTGCACGCCGAACAGGAGATTCTTGTAGAGGACAGGATTGGATGGCGCGTGATCCGCACGCATCTGCGACCAGTCGGCATCAAGTTCTTCGGCGACGAGGGTCGCCATGCCGGTGAAAGGTCCCTGCCCGAACTCGATGTGCTTGCACAGCACCGTCACTGTGTTGTCCGGCGCGATGACGAGAAACGTGTTCGGCGTGATGTTGACACTCGTTGCCGCAGGCGCGCCCTGCGCAAACGCCTTGCCGCCGCGCGCAAGATAAGCGCCGATCACAAGACCCGCGCCACCCTTGAGGAGCGAGCGCCGCGAAAGAGCCGACGAACGTGTGATGGATTCTTTGATGTGAATGTTCATGGCTCAGCCCTCCAGCGACTTGGCAGCATCGTGGATCGCGGCGCGTATGCGAACATACGTGGCGCAGCGGCAAATATTGCCGTTCATCGCGAGGTCGATATCGTTGTCAGTCGGCTTCGGATTGAGCTCGAGCAGCGATGCCGCGCTCATGATCTGGCCGGACTGGCAGTAACCGCATTGCGGCACGTCCAGCGCCACCCAGGCCTTCTGAACGGCCTGCGCTTCGCGGCTCTTGATACCTTCAATGGTGGTGATTTCGCTGGTGCCGACCGCCGAGACCGGCAGCGCGCAGGAGCGCATCGGCTGACCATCGACATGCACGGTGCATGCGCCGCATTGCGCGACACCGCATCCGTATTTTGTGCCGGTCAGGCCCGCACCATCGCGAATGGCCCAGAGGAGAGGAGTTTGCGGGTCGACATCCACACGATGTTCGCCGCCGTTGATCTTCAGTGTGTAGGCCGCCATGGCCGCATTCCTTCTGATTACGACAGAAGGAACGCTTCTACATTCGACTCGTTCTAATCGGCAATCAAACTAATGTGCACTGCGATGCTGAATATTTTTTGAGTTTAAGAGGAACAAAATCTCGCAACTCGCGTTGCAGCCTCCCATATAAGTTCGCACCATCCGCACGATTGATGACATTTATATTTTTCGTGAGTCACGTCACTGGATATCGCAGTGGCTTGCCTGAAAAAAAGGCATGGAG
Proteins encoded in this window:
- the rplL gene encoding 50S ribosomal protein L7/L12: MADLQKIVDDLSSLTVLEAAELAKLLEEKWGVSAAAAVAVAAAPGAGGGGAAAAEEKTEFSVVLASAGDKKIEVIKEVRAITGLGLKEAKDLVEGAPKPVKDGVAKDEAEKIKAQLEKAGAKVELK
- the rplJ gene encoding 50S ribosomal protein L10 produces the protein MERAAKKEAVETLNEVFKTTGVAVVAHYSGLTVAQMQTLRTQMKQAGASVKVSKNRLAKIALEGTDVVSIGSLLKGPTVIATSNDPVAAPKVAIEFAKTNEKFVILGGAMGTTVLNPDAVKALASLPSLDELRAKIVGLLVAPATKIAQLSTAPAAKLARVVQAYASKSEAA
- a CDS encoding Isoquinoline 1-oxidoreductase subunit, translating into MSLLRQGVMALGAGAIAATVLAFAAPTLRDEADAAVEPIKNPAVLKPVSSFDKIKDKNKRAVALFEEAGKVIQSPRCMNCHPATERPTQTDRMRPHMPLVVRGDGGVGAASGLACNTCHHDANFDAAGVPGNPKWALAPAEMAWQGKSLGQICVQIKDRERNGGKDMAALVKHMAEDELVGWGWNPGGNRTPAPGTQKQFGELIKAWAAAGAACPKITADTKG
- a CDS encoding xanthine dehydrogenase family protein molybdopterin-binding subunit; translation: MNIHIKESITRSSALSRRSLLKGGAGLVIGAYLARGGKAFAQGAPAATSVNITPNTFLVIAPDNTVTVLCKHIEFGQGPFTGMATLVAEELDADWSQMRADHAPSNPVLYKNLLFGVQGTGGSSAIANSYEQMRKVGAAAREMLVAAAASEWNVPASEITVENGVIKHPSGKQSGFGAFVEKANQLPVPADPKLKDPSQFKLIGKEGVVKRLDSAAKSNGSAEYTLDIHEPDMLTVVVARSPRFGGTVASFDATAAKAVPGVVDIKQVPTGVAVYARGFWPAKTARDLLKITWDDSKAEKRGTAQLLTEFRDLAKTPGKTVKQEGDFEAAMARGGRVVEAEFVFPYLAHAAMEPLNGFIKWDGETASARYGSQFPTPDHATIAKILDLPMEKVSLKTILAGGSFGRRAQQTVHVAAELAEVAKAIGPGKSVKLVWTREDDMRGGYYRPFSVHRMRGVVRDGKIEAWSDTIVGQSIMKGSPFEAMTFKDGMDSTAYEGSNEIPYDVANFKCDLHQVDVGVPVLWWRSVGHTHTGYAVEAFVDELLEAAGKDPVEGRLELMGKKPRHAGVLRAVAELSDWKNAKLDPGRARGVAVVESFNTFVAQVVELSMTEEGPKVHKVWCAVDCGIAVNPDIIRAQMEGGIGFGLGHILYADVTMEDGRVTTGNFDNYRSLRINEMPEIHVTVVQSSEKPTGVGEPGVPPIGPAVANAMAKLGQTRPRQLPIVPGASA
- a CDS encoding (2Fe-2S)-binding protein produces the protein MAAYTLKINGGEHRVDVDPQTPLLWAIRDGAGLTGTKYGCGVAQCGACTVHVDGQPMRSCALPVSAVGTSEITTIEGIKSREAQAVQKAWVALDVPQCGYCQSGQIMSAASLLELNPKPTDNDIDLAMNGNICRCATYVRIRAAIHDAAKSLEG